From Lewinellaceae bacterium:
CCTATCGAAGAGATCCGTCCCGGTGACGTGGTTTGGTTCGCTCCAAACGAAAAACACTGGCACGGAGCTTCACCTCAGAAAGCCATGAGTCATATTGCCATCCAGGAGGAAAAGGATGGAAGTGCAGTGACCTGGATGGAGAAGGTTACGGATGAGCAATACGTAAAATAACAAACGGGCAAAGCCAGAGACTGTTGCCGAGATAGATTAACAGGTAAATTTGGGAGCGCGGTTCGCTATACGCCGTTCGCTTTTCGCTTTTCGTGGAACCAGGACTAGCTTTTCGGCACAAACTGAAATAAGGATAAACAAAACTGCTTTACCAGCGCGCAACTACAACCATTTTAATCCTTGCCAATTTTAATTGGATTTTATCTCTAAAATGAATAATACCATGCAGATCATGAATCATTCCAGCCAAAAATTCAATCCTGAAGAATTGAACCAAATGATCGAAGCGGATGACCTAAAGATTTCAGTTCTCCGGGATAACGGATTAAGCTACGGTACACCTACGTGGATTTGGGTAGTAGCTATAAACGGCGACATGTACGTACGCGCCTACAACGGTGTTCGTTCAAGCTGGTATAAAGCAGCCCAAACTCAAAAAACCGGTAGGATCTATGCCGCCGGAATGGTCAAAGAGGTGGTATTTGAAACAGACATAGCACCAGAATTGGAAGCTCTAATTGACCATGCATACAAACAAAAATACAGCGGCAGTCCTTATTTGTCGCCCATGGTAAGTGCACGCGCCAAAGCAGCTACCGTGCGGATTTTGCCCCAATAATCTGTAAAAAGTGAACCGACCAAATCAGCTTGCCATTTTTACGGCTAATGTCATCTTCGGGCTGAATATACCGGTTACCAAACCTCAATTCAAACTCCTGAATT
This genomic window contains:
- a CDS encoding DUF2255 family protein; this translates as MNHSSQKFNPEELNQMIEADDLKISVLRDNGLSYGTPTWIWVVAINGDMYVRAYNGVRSSWYKAAQTQKTGRIYAAGMVKEVVFETDIAPELEALIDHAYKQKYSGSPYLSPMVSARAKAATVRILPQ